One Triplophysa dalaica isolate WHDGS20190420 chromosome 11, ASM1584641v1, whole genome shotgun sequence genomic window carries:
- the eif2ak3 gene encoding eukaryotic translation initiation factor 2-alpha kinase 3: MERGFQFGNVCISLLLLLVLRTLTGTLQSQSLSERQLEAGPTPDTKTAEDAAVMERALDSVGGAPGIGEVTVEDDDYGSTGDSEEPSGDSDTNFSQRRRVLVIISTLDGRIAALDPLNQGRKQWDLDVGSGCLVSSSLSKPEIFGNKMFIPSLDGALFQWNRDRESMEAVPFSVESLLDSSYRIGEDTVLVGGKSLTTYGLGAYSGKLRYICSAVGCSRWGDEEGEPEDVLLLQRTQKTVRAVRPRNGFEKWNFSVGNFELKFVPEIQSNLNFLEGEASNGETWHEVRHQAQRVIQEESDAQTKNHAKTHSNSHAQVEGLDLVIKVSVPDWKVMAFSTKPEGQLIWEHQFCTPIASAWLVGGGKVAPISLFDDTTYSTNSDTETQDDDDIMEEARGAIESSVYLGMFQGQLYLQSSVRNAEKFPSNPKALNGRGSNTDMIPPPTVKWKPLIHSPSRTPVLVGSEEFDKCLNNDKFSHEEYSNGALSILQYPYDNGYYFPYSPRYRSRRDETAISVLLKADGDNSQVRRKDPVLLLPWWKEILGTIIFCIAATTYIVRKFFHPPTAYMRQRKESETQCQTDSKFELDGKEPEEVVITEMRPSEYVSRYLTDFKPVQCLGRGGFGVVFEARNKVDDCDYAIKRIRLPNRELAREKVMREVKALAKLEHPGIIRYFNAWQESPPQGWQEDMDKRWHKDASSTEWLQSSPDHMEAFSVKVPVATPSPVDSSCMCAAGRDTSVCAGDQVCVHGLLLDSLMSERDSQADPDAVLEVSNSPHSFELCPPRAVAYGDCTSSSFDIVFEDSGCEHQDNDSDLSGSTPVPTVCPSQSGYKPQCSSTGPPSSSPPRPTSLSLAPSTPCPAVRPPLTPKVYLYIQMQLCRKENLKDWMAQRCLAEQREHTQCLDIFLQIAEAVDFLHSKGLMHRDLKPSNIFFTMDDVVKVGDFGLVTYMDQEEDDDDLSTLTPMPVYARHTGQVGTKLYMSPEQLSGNSYSHKVDIYSLGLILFELLYPFRTQMERVRTLTEVRALQFPVAFCRANVQEAQMIRCMLSRIPAERPEASEITEASLFQELEVPCRIRPRTRTYSASSAGRPTRQTSSSNSN, encoded by the exons GGTTCTGGTGATCATCAGCACTTTGGATGGAAGAATCGCAGCTCTGGATCCACTAAACCAGGGACGCAAGCAGTGGGACCTGGATGTTGGCTCAGGATGTCTAGTCTCCTCTAGTCTCAGCAAACCTGAG ATTTTTGGAAATAAGATGTTCATTCCGTCTTTGGATGGAGCGTTGTTCCAGTGGAACAGGGATAGGGAGAGTATGGAGGCTGTTCCCTTCAGCGTTGAGTCCCTGTTGGACTCTTCGTACCGCATCGGAGAGGATACCGTGCTGGTGGGTGGCAAGTCCCTCACCACATATGGCCTAGGAGCATATAGTGGCAAG TTGAGGTATATTTGTTCGGCGGTGGGCTGTAGTCGGTGGGGGGATGAGGAAGGGGAGCCAGAGGACGTTCTGCTCCTCCAGAGAACACAGAAAACTGTCAGAGCAGTGAGACCCCGCAACGGCTTTGAGAA ATGGAACTTCAGTGTGGGTAACTTTGAGTTGAAATTCGTCCCTGAGATTCAGTCCAACCTCAACTTCTTGGAGGGGGAGGCGTCTAACGGGGAGACATGGCACGAGGTCCGACATCAAGCACAACGCGTGATCCAGGAGGAGAGCGACGCACAAACCAAAAATCATGCTAAAACGCATTCAAACTCGCACGCTCAGGTAGAAGGTTTAGATCTGGTCATCAAAGTCTCTGTGCCAGATTGGAAAGTCATGGCCTTCAGCACCAAACCAGAAGGACAACTGATCTGGGAACATCAG TTTTGCACACCCATTGCCTCTGCATGGTTGGTGGGAGGTGGCAAGGTGGCGCCCATTAGCCTTTTTGATGACACGACCTACAGCACCAACTCTGATACTGAGACTCAGGATGACGATGACATCATGGAGGAGGCCCGGGGGGCCATAGAGTCCAGCGTTTACCTGG GGATGTTTCAGGGTCAGTTATACCTTCAGTCCTCTGTGAGAAACGCAGAGAAGTTTCCATCAAATCCCAAAGCTCTTAACGGACGCGGGAGCAACACGGATATGATACCACCGCCTACCGTCAAATGGAAACCCCTCATCC ACTCTCCCTCTCGTACTCCAGTGCTGGTGGGCTCTGAGGAGTTTGATAAGTGTCTGAATAATGATAAATTCTCTCATGAGGAATACAGCAATGGAGCACTGTCAATACTGCAGTACCCGTATG ATAACGGATACTACTTTCCATATAGTCCACGTTACCGCAGTCGCCGTGATGAGACGGCAATAAGTGTTTTGCTAAAGGCGGATGGCGATAACTCTCAAGTGAGAAGAAAAGACCCCGTGCTGCTCCTGCCCTGGTGGAAAGAGATACTGGGTACCATCATCTTCTGCATCGCTGCCACCACCTACATCGTCCGCAAGTTCTTCCATCCACCCACAGCATACATGCGG CAACGGAAGGAGTCTGAGACACAGTGTCAGACTGACAGCAAGTTTGAATTGGACGGCAAAGAGCCTGAAGAAGTTGTCATCACTGAGATGCGTCCTAGTGAATACGTCTCAAG ATACCTGACAGACTTCAAACCCGTTCAGTGTTTGGGTCGTGGTGGATTTGGTGTTGTGTTTGAGGCACGCAACAAAGTGGACGACTGCGACTATGCCATCAAGAGGATCCGCCTTCCCAACAG GGAGTTGGCTCGCGAGAAGGTCATGAGAGAAGTGAAGGCGCTCGCTAAGCTGGAACACCCAGGCATCATCCGTTACTTTAACGCTTGGCAGGAGAGTCCGCCTCAGGGCTGGCAGGAGGACATGGATAAACGCTGGCACAAAGATGCCAG TTCTACTGAGTGGCTGCAGAGCTCTCCCGACCACATGGAAGCATTCTCAGTGAAAGTTCCTGTGGCCACTCCCTCTCCGGTGGACTCCTCGTGTATGTGTGCGGCTGGCAGGGATACGAGCGTGTGCGCAGGAGATCAGGTGTGTGTGCACGGTCTGCTGCTGGACAGTTTGATGTCAGAACGTGACAGCCAGGCCGATCCAGATGCTGTTTTGGAGGTTTCCAATTCCCCCCACTCCTTCGAGCTCTGCCCTCCCCGTGCGGTCGCATACGGCGACTGCACTTCATCCTCCTTCGATATCGTCTTTGAAGACTCAGGCTGTGAACACCAGGACAATGACAGCGACCTCAGCGGAAGTACTCCTGTGCCAACTGTGTGCCCCTCACAATCTGGCTACAAACCCCAGTGTTCATCAACAGGGCCACCCTCTTCCTCACCTCCACGGCCCACCTCTCTGAGCCTGGCTCCCAGCACCCCCTGCCCTGCCGTACGACCCCCGCTCACACCTAAAGTCTACCTGTACATCCAGATGCAGCTGTGCAGAAAGGAGAACCTGAAAGACTGGATGGCACAGAGGTGTCTGGCCGAGCAGAGGGAGCACACGCAGTGTCTGGATATCTTCCTGCAGATTGCAGAGGCCGTGGATTTCTTGCATAGCAAGGGACTTATGCACAGGGATCTTAAG CCGTCTAATATCTTCTTCACCATGGATGACGTGGTGAAGGTGGGAGACTTCGGGCTGGTCACTTACATGGATCAGGAGGAAGATGATGACGATTTGAGCACCCTCACACCGATGCCAGTCTACGCACGGCATACCGGCCAAGTGGGCACTAAGCTCTACATGAGCCCTGAACAG CTGTCTGGGAATTCTTACTCTCACAAGGTGGACATTTATTCCCTCGGCTTGATTCTCTTCGAACTGCTCTATCCATTCCGCACACAGATGGAGAGAGTCAGG ACACTCACAGAAGTCCGAGCTCTACAGTTTCCTGTTGCTTTCTGTAGGGCTAATGTCCAAGAa GCTCAGATGATACGCTGTATGCTCTCCCGAATACCTGCAGAGCGTCCCGAAGCCTCAGAAATCACAGAGGCCTCTCTGTTCCAGGAGCTGGAGGTGCCTTGCAGAATCCGACCACGTACTCGAACATACAGCGCGTCATCTGCAGGGCGACCTACACGACAGACATCCTCATCAAACTCAAACTAA